CGTATTTGACACACCAAATCTAACGCGGACTCTTACGTTCTCAGCAGATAGACTCGTAACAGGCGTAGATAAAGGACGGACGAAAAGTTTGGATGACGAAGGAAGCGACAAAACTCATGGATGTGCAAGGGATTTTGAGATAAAAATACAAAGGCGCACCACAAATCTTCTTTAAAATAAGTCAAGGGGGGCAAAACTCTCATTGGTACCAAGTAGCAGCGGTTTCCTTCTCTCTAAATTGCGCGCTAGGAAGAAATCTTACTGATTTCGCTACAGAAATTGGCACATCAGAACATCCTTCAAACACGTATCTGAACTTCCAACACCTAATTTTATTCACTGGTGTTTACAAATCAAGGGACGAAAGACCTAACTCTGTAGTCCAAAATCATTTGCAAACATTATGTAAAACAATCCTTTCTCTGTCAAGCGTTACGACCTACATCACCATCCCTCCATCGATGGTAAGAACCTGCGTAAAATGGCCAAATAGCAAGTGGTTAGTTCGATGATGAATGAACGCAGGGATGTGGTGTGAATTAGGATTCAAGCGCACCTGTCCCGTGATGTAGTTGGCCGCAGGATTGAGAGCCAAAAACTCAACCAAGCCAGCAACCTCCTCTGGTTTGCCATATCTCCCTGCAAGTCATATCAACCATTGGTACTGACTGAAATTATTGAACTGCCCAGGGGATGTGGCGTTATCTCACTTATGCAGGGATGTAGTGTTATCTCACTCAGATTAGCACATAGGCTGTTTTGATGTTTTTAGCAAAAGAGGGGGGTTTCGCGCAAATAGAAATCGTGCATGATATAAAGAAGATAACAATGCCACTTAGTCAAGGAGTACAGCTTAACACACGTACCTAATGGGATGGTTGACAAGATTTTCTTCTCAAGATCCTCTCCAAGTTCAGCAGTCATGTCAGATGCAATGAAACCAGGTGCAATTGCATTCACCTGAATGAGTATTCAGAGTTGTTTGAGAAGTCGGGCTACCCTAAAGTTATACGAGAGCTAACAATGGAGAGATGAAGCCATACATTGATATTTCTGCTTGCATATTCCCTAGCTACTGTTTTCGTCAAACCAATAACCCCAGCCTTGGCAGCACTGTAATTAGCTTGGCCAATATTACCAACAAGACCAACAACTGATGCTATGTTGATGATTTTTCCCTGCATTTCAACACAAAAAACAAGCAAATCAGTACTCATGGTGACATGGATATGAATAGAAGCTCTTTTTAACAAAACTTCTTAAATTCAGACCACAAAATGAATAAAATTAGTTATTATTATGAAACCTGACTAAACTTGTAAGCAATATTAAGATATTTTTCAAGATATGATAAAGATATTTTTCAAGATTTCATGTGTATTATCAGACTCGCCAAAAGGGACCATTGTTAATCCATGAATACGAAGACGCAGCAGTTAGCACCCAGTATAGTAATAGAAAAGCATTCTATgcaaaccaaacactacctttttcttcttcatcattatTTTTGTAGCAGCCTGCAAGAATGTATACAGGTAAGATGAATAATGTTCTTCAAGACTTCAAGTAACCAAAAACAGTACAATACAAACTTACTTGTGTACAGAGGAAAACACCAGTAAGATTCAGGTCAATTACGTCTTGCCATTGTGATTTCTTCATCCTCATTAATAATGTGTCTCGGGTAATTCCTGATAACAAGATGTTCTTTTAATTTACAGACAAATTGATTAACATGATAGGaagctaaaaaaaatgtaaagaaATGAAACTACAATGGGGCCCAACCTGCATTGTTTACCAGCACATCAATTGTTCCCCATTTATCA
This window of the Oryza sativa Japonica Group chromosome 4, ASM3414082v1 genome carries:
- the LOC4335609 gene encoding 3-oxoacyl-[acyl-carrier-protein] reductase 4, producing the protein MATSATAGAAAAVASPAVAPRGAAVAAVARRGFVSFGAAAAARSRAVRSGGFSGVQTHVAAVEQALVQDATKLEAPVVIVTGASRGIGKATALALGKAGCKVLVNYARSSKEAEEVSKEIEACGGQAITFGGDVSKEADVDSMMKAALDKWGTIDVLVNNAGITRDTLLMRMKKSQWQDVIDLNLTGVFLCTQAATKIMMKKKKGKIINIASVVGLVGNIGQANYSAAKAGVIGLTKTVAREYASRNINVNAIAPGFIASDMTAELGEDLEKKILSTIPLGRYGKPEEVAGLVEFLALNPAANYITGQVLTIDGGMVM